Genomic segment of Candidatus Cloacimonadaceae bacterium:
ATGATAGCTGTTTTAGCCTCAGGTGTTAGTGGCATTTCATCCTCCAGATGATTTTGAGCACATGCTTTTTGATCAGGGGATATTTGTAAAGAGAAATCTGTTCTGCTGAGCGGGTGATTGGGTGAATGGGTGAAGTGGCTTAGTTTTCGTTGGATTTGATCAGATCAAGCAGTTGGCGCTTTACTGACAAAGCGATATCCTTAGTTTGGGCGCATTGCTCGTGATCATAGACAAAGCCAAGCATTTCCGCGATGTCAATTTGTGTAATCAATTCAGATAATGACGCTTTGGCTATGTTTAAAAAGTTTAGCATCTCTTTGGATGACTTTCTGGAACATCCTTCGGGAGATATTTGA
This window contains:
- a CDS encoding four helix bundle protein, whose amino-acid sequence is MSPEGCSRKSSKEMLNFLNIAKASLSELITQIDIAEMLGFVYDHEQCAQTKDIALSVKRQLLDLIKSNEN